In one Planctomycetota bacterium genomic region, the following are encoded:
- a CDS encoding uroporphyrinogen decarboxylase family protein: MSQDTDRLYQQRLARYVAAMKKEKPDRVPIRPFAAEFAGKYAGYNNQQVTHDVDLAFDAIMKCCRDFDWDATVGNMVYVWTGLTEAAGLNYYAIPGIDKPPTAAFQYIEPPDEESAFMKADEYDEFIADPTGFVANVWMPRANRYVVPLGEPSTAKNNLAWLKGGMAMLHYFNKFGAQIGRMKNETGTVHAIAGCLKAPFDILADKFRGFRQLCADIHRQPKKVLAACEALRPHMYFNAVAGADPTKTVPISIWLHRGCTPFLSPKQFETFFWPTCKKIIEDLHAEGRQVLWYAEGDWNPNLKYIAELPDKSIIYHVDRADPFEVYEKVGHKFAISGGIPNDLLAYGTPDEVRARCKEVIDRVGKNGGYIMDAGAIMQDDSTIENVKAMTEFTVEYGVYR; this comes from the coding sequence ATGTCGCAGGATACCGACCGGCTGTACCAGCAGCGGCTGGCGCGCTACGTGGCGGCGATGAAGAAGGAGAAGCCCGACCGCGTGCCCATCCGCCCCTTTGCCGCCGAGTTCGCCGGCAAGTACGCCGGCTACAACAACCAGCAGGTCACGCACGACGTGGACCTGGCGTTCGACGCGATCATGAAGTGCTGCCGCGACTTCGACTGGGACGCGACGGTGGGCAACATGGTCTACGTGTGGACCGGCCTCACCGAGGCGGCGGGGCTGAACTACTACGCCATCCCGGGCATAGACAAGCCGCCGACCGCCGCCTTCCAGTACATCGAGCCACCCGACGAGGAGTCGGCCTTCATGAAGGCCGATGAGTACGACGAGTTCATCGCCGACCCCACGGGCTTCGTCGCCAACGTGTGGATGCCGCGGGCCAACCGCTACGTGGTGCCGCTGGGCGAGCCGAGCACGGCGAAGAACAACCTCGCCTGGCTCAAGGGCGGCATGGCCATGCTCCACTACTTCAACAAGTTCGGCGCGCAGATCGGCCGCATGAAGAACGAGACCGGCACCGTGCACGCCATCGCCGGCTGCCTGAAGGCGCCGTTCGACATCCTGGCCGACAAGTTCCGCGGCTTCCGCCAGCTCTGCGCGGACATCCACCGCCAGCCCAAGAAGGTGCTCGCCGCCTGCGAGGCGCTGCGGCCCCACATGTACTTCAACGCTGTTGCCGGCGCCGACCCCACGAAGACCGTGCCCATCAGCATCTGGCTGCATCGCGGCTGCACGCCGTTCCTCTCGCCCAAGCAGTTCGAGACCTTCTTCTGGCCCACTTGCAAGAAGATCATCGAGGACCTGCATGCGGAGGGGCGCCAGGTGCTCTGGTATGCGGAGGGCGACTGGAATCCCAACCTGAAGTACATCGCCGAGCTGCCCGACAAGAGCATCATCTACCACGTGGACCGCGCCGACCCCTTTGAGGTCTACGAAAAGGTCGGCCACAAGTTCGCCATCAGCGGCGGCATCCCGAACGACCTGCTGGCCTACGGCACGCCCGACGAGGTGCGCGCGAGGTGCAAGGAGGTGATTGACCGCGTGGGCAAGAACGGCGGCTACATCATGGACGCCGGCGCCATCATGCAGGACGACTCGACCATCGAGAACGTCAAGGCCATGACCGAATTCACTGTGGAATACGGAGTGTACCGGTAG
- a CDS encoding cobalamin-dependent protein (Presence of a B(12) (cobalamin)-binding domain implies dependence on cobalamin itself, in one of its several forms, or in some unusual lineages, dependence on a cobalamin-like analog.) has product MAKPGAIAKAMSALKEDQLKALIQKAIKAKVPAADIVAECRAGLGEVGERFNKGEYFISELMFAGEIMKDVMAQLAPLLKKATKAKAKAGAKQIVMATVRGDIHDIGKDIVVLMLRGAGYEVTDLGVDVKPEEIVAAVKKSKAFMVGLSVFLTTCCKALEDTAVALKKAGLREGVKIMIGGAAASDLVAQRTGCDSYGATAVDAVALANAAAG; this is encoded by the coding sequence ATGGCGAAGCCGGGCGCGATTGCGAAGGCGATGAGCGCCTTGAAGGAAGACCAGCTCAAAGCCCTCATCCAGAAAGCCATCAAGGCCAAAGTGCCCGCGGCCGACATCGTGGCCGAGTGCCGCGCCGGCCTCGGCGAGGTGGGCGAGCGCTTCAACAAGGGCGAATACTTCATCTCCGAACTCATGTTCGCCGGCGAGATCATGAAGGACGTGATGGCCCAGCTCGCCCCGCTGCTGAAGAAGGCCACGAAGGCCAAGGCCAAGGCGGGGGCTAAGCAGATCGTCATGGCGACCGTGCGCGGCGACATCCATGACATCGGCAAGGACATCGTGGTCCTCATGCTCCGCGGCGCAGGCTACGAGGTCACCGACCTCGGCGTGGACGTGAAGCCCGAGGAGATCGTGGCGGCGGTGAAGAAGAGCAAGGCGTTCATGGTGGGCCTGAGCGTCTTCCTCACCACCTGCTGCAAGGCGCTGGAGGACACGGCAGTTGCGCTCAAGAAGGCTGGTCTGCGCGAGGGCGTGAAGATCATGATCGGCGGGGCGGCCGCGAGCGACCTGGTGGCCCAGCGCACCGGCTGCGATAGCTATGGCGCCACCGCCGTGGACGCCGTGGCCCTCGCCAACGCCGCGGCGGGGTAG